ATCGCTCCGGCCAGCACGGGCAGCGTGCACAGCACGAGGGCGGCTGTCACAAGGATCGACCATGCAAAAGGCGATGCGTCATGCAGCGTCACGCCGGGGCCGCGCATATTGAGAAAGCTGGTAATCATGTTGATCGCGGTCAGGATCGTCGAGATCCCCATCACGAACAGCGCCGCAATGGCCACCGGCACGGTATGGGCCGAAAACAGCGCGCCGATGCCCATGATGCAGGCCAGAACATATAGCTGGTAGGCGCTGCGGTTCAGGCGCGGAAACGCCAGTTCGGGTGCGCGCAGATGCAGCGGCAAGAGATAGGAGCCGAAACCGGCAAAAAGGCCCGGGATGGCGACAAAGAACATCATCAGCACCCCATGCGAGGCGGTCAGCACATCCCAAAGCGCACTGTTGGCGGAACAGGGGGCCTGCGTCGGCCAGAGCCGCGCGCCCTCGGCGCACAGATATTGCACGCCCGGTTCCATTAGCTCGAGCCGCATATAAACGGTCACCACCACCGAAATCAGCCCGACAAGAGCCGCAGTCACCAGATAGAGCAGACCGATCGTCTTGTGGTCGCTTGATCCGCCGGTCTGCGTGCCCTTCTGGCCATCTGTCGCGGGCAGGCTGCTGGCATCGGGTCGGGGCATGGCGTCTCTCCTCTGGGCCGTGCGGGGCCGGATCGCGCCCCGCATACAATCAATCCCTGCCAAAGGAAATGCCCGCCAAAGGCTGGCGGGCATGTTCATCGGCTGACATCTCTGTGGCGGGCTTATTTGGCCACGGATTCCAGATAGGCGGCAATATCGCCCTGACCTTTCTTGGCTTTGAAGGTCATGCCCGAACGCGCGGCCTTGTCGCCGGTTTTCTCCTCAAGCCAGGCATTGGGGTCGGTGATATAGGCTTCGAGCTCTTCCTTGGTCCAGACAGCGCCGGTCGCGCCGACGGCCTTGATCGAATCCTTGTATTTGAACCCTTCAAGGCTGCCCACCTGACGTCCGATCACGCCATAGAGGTTGGGGCCGACCTTGCCCCCCTTGACGATGGCTGTGCCGTCGGGGGCCACGATGGCGTGGCAGGCTTTGCAGGCACGGAACTCTTTTTCGCCTTTGGCGGCATCCTGCGCGAAAGCAGGGGCGGCAAGGGTGACTGCGGTGAGTGTGGCAAACAGGCTAATCTTCATCGCTATTTCCTCGTTCGAACAGGTGGTTCTTTCCCGAACCGATCCGGACCTGCCTCCCGCAGGCCCAAATGCGCTTGGGGCGACTGTATCATGCCTGTAAAAAGGCTGTTACGGGATTTTAGTCCTGCTCCACAGGACTTTCGTCGAAAATCTCGTTGAAATGGGCCATGAGCGCGGCGTCCAGATCGCCCATTTCCACCGGCAGCCCCAGATCGACAAGGCTGGTCACCCCGTGATCCTTGATCCCGCAGGGCACGATTCCGGTGAAATGCTCCAGATCGGGTTCGACATTGATCGAGATGCCGTGAAAGCTGACCCATTTGCGCAGCTTGACCCCGATGGCGGCGATCTTGTCCTCGGCCAGCGCGCCGTCGATGCCGCGCGGGCGGTCGGGGCGCTCGACCCAGACGCCGACCCGGCCTTCGCGAATCTCGCCCTTGACGTTGAAATCCGCCAGCGCCGAGATCACCCAGTCTTCCAGCTTCTTGACAAAGCCGCGCACGTCGCGCCCGCGTTTGTTAAGGTCCAGCATGACATAGGCGATGCGTTGGCCCGGCCCGTGATAGGTATATTGCCCGCCACGTCCTGCCTCGAAAACCGGAAAGCGGTCGGGGTCCACCAGATCTTTCCGCTGCGCGGATGTGCCTGCCGTATAAAGGGGCGGGTGCTCGAGAAGCCAGATCGCTTCCTCTGCCTCACCGGCATGAATCGCGGCGACCCGCGCTTCCATGAAGGCAAGGGCCTCTTCATAGGGAACGGGCTGATCTGCGTGAATCCATTCGACCATGGCATCCTCCGATATTTCCCCTGATGTCGCGCTTTCGGGCCTTGGATGCAAGGGCAGAACGCCTTGCGCAAAAGGCCCATCGCGCAGGGATCAAAGAAAAAATCCGGCAAACGCATTTTTCCTCTTTTCAAGCTCGCAGACAGCCGCTAGATAGCCCTCACCAAGCCAGAGACAGTGCGGTCGTGGCGGAATTGGTAGACGCGCAGCGTTGAGGTCGCTGTGGGGTAACTCCCGTGGAAGTTCGAGTCTTCTCGACCGCACCATTCTCCGGATGGAGAGCAAAGCCCCTAGCGGGGCTTTTTGCTTTTGGGGTCTTGGAGTTTTTCGGGCTTTCGAGTTTCCAGAGTTTCCAACCCCATGCGGCATGAAAAACGCGGCCCTTGGGCCGCGCTGTGTCAGGCTAGATTGGCGCGCAGGCCTGTTCCATCCACTCAGCCGTGGGGGCAGAGACATGCGGCCCGATCTCGGCCAGACAGGTCGCGTGGTATTGGTTCAGCCAGTCGCGTTCTGCTTGGCTGAGCAGTTCAACCAGCACCGGACGGGTGTCGATGGGCACCCATGTCAGCGTCTCGAAATGCAGCATCTCGCGCTGGGAATCGGCCTCGGGGCCTTTGTCTGCCGCAACCGCCAGCACCAGATTCTCGATGCGGATACCGAAGGCGCCGTCACGGTAGTAGCCCGGCTCGTTCGACAGGATCATGCCTTCTTCAATCGGCAGGGTCGAGGCGCGCGAAATCCGCACCGGCCCCTCATGGACACAAAGCGCCGCCCCCACGCCATGCCCCGTGCCGTGGTCGTAATCCTGACCGGCCCGCCATAGCGGCATCCGCGCCAGCGCGTCCAGATCCCGCCCAGAGATCCCTTGCGGCCATTGCGCCATCGACAGCGCGATCATCCCCTTTAGCACGCGGGTATAGGGCGCGCGGGCCTCTTCGGGCACGGGGCCAATCGCGATGGTGCGGGTGATATCGGTGGTGCCATCCACATATTGCCCGCCCGAATCCACCAAAAGCAATTCGCCCGCATTTACGGGACGGTCGGTCTTTTCGGTGACGCGGTAATGGACAATCGCCCCGTCAGGGCCCGCGCCGCAGATCGTGTCAAAGCTGATCTCGGTCAGCGCATTGGTCGCGCGGCGAAAGTCCTCAAGCGCGGTCACCACCGAAATCTCGGTCAGACCGCCCTTCGGGGCTTCGGCATCCAGCCAAGCCAGAAACTCGGCCATGGCGCAGGCATCGCGGTGATGGGCCGCTTTCATGCCCTCCACTTCGGCGGCATTCTTGCGCGCTTTGGGCAGCACACAGGGGTCGGTCGCATAATGCGGCGTGGCACCTGCCTCCGACAGGATCGGACCCACCGCATAGGGTGCGCTTGCCGGATCCACCAGAACCGAGCCCGAAAGCGCGCAAAGCCCTGCGCCAAAACTATCGGGCGGGCACAGGGTCACATCCGGCCCCAAAGCCGCCAAGAGGTCGGGCGAAAACTTCGCGCCCTCGGCGAACAGATCGACCGAGCCATCGGCATGGAGAATGGCAAGGCTTTGCACCAGCGGATTGCGGGCAATGTCATCGCCACGGATATTCAGAAGCCAGCAGATGGAATCCGGCTGGGTCAGCACGGCAGCGCTATCTCCGGCCAGAGCGGCCGCCAGTCGGGCGCGTTTCGACGCCGAAGCCTCGCCGGCAAGTTCCGGCGGATGCAGGCGGGCGGGGGCAAGCGGCGGGGCAGGGCGGTCCGTCCAGATTTCGTCGATCGGGTTGTCGCAGGGCACCAGTGTGACAGCGGTCTTGGCCAGCGCGGCTCGGATCGCCTCGATCTCGCTATGGGTGTGCAGCCAAGGGTCAAAACCGATCTGCCCATCGGGCAGATGTTCGGCAATCCAGGGGCCCGCCTGCGTCTGCGGCCAGTTGACCGGCGTGTAGGCTGCCAGATCCACCTCGGAGCGCACCTGCACGCGGTAGCGCCCGTCGATGAACACCCCCGCCACTTCCGGCAGCACCACGCAAAAGCCCGCCGAGCCGGTAAACCCCGTCAGCCAGCCCAGCCGCGCATCGCGGTCAGCCACATATTCGCCCTGATGGATATCGGCGCGCGGCACGATAAACCCCGCCAGCCCGCGCTTGGCCAGA
The sequence above is drawn from the Thioclava sp. GXIMD4216 genome and encodes:
- a CDS encoding cytochrome C, producing MKISLFATLTAVTLAAPAFAQDAAKGEKEFRACKACHAIVAPDGTAIVKGGKVGPNLYGVIGRQVGSLEGFKYKDSIKAVGATGAVWTKEELEAYITDPNAWLEEKTGDKAARSGMTFKAKKGQGDIAAYLESVAK
- the lipB gene encoding lipoyl(octanoyl) transferase LipB produces the protein MVEWIHADQPVPYEEALAFMEARVAAIHAGEAEEAIWLLEHPPLYTAGTSAQRKDLVDPDRFPVFEAGRGGQYTYHGPGQRIAYVMLDLNKRGRDVRGFVKKLEDWVISALADFNVKGEIREGRVGVWVERPDRPRGIDGALAEDKIAAIGVKLRKWVSFHGISINVEPDLEHFTGIVPCGIKDHGVTSLVDLGLPVEMGDLDAALMAHFNEIFDESPVEQD
- a CDS encoding aminopeptidase P family protein, translating into MFQDFSVKTNPETGAPRLAALREVLAKRGLAGFIVPRADIHQGEYVADRDARLGWLTGFTGSAGFCVVLPEVAGVFIDGRYRVQVRSEVDLAAYTPVNWPQTQAGPWIAEHLPDGQIGFDPWLHTHSEIEAIRAALAKTAVTLVPCDNPIDEIWTDRPAPPLAPARLHPPELAGEASASKRARLAAALAGDSAAVLTQPDSICWLLNIRGDDIARNPLVQSLAILHADGSVDLFAEGAKFSPDLLAALGPDVTLCPPDSFGAGLCALSGSVLVDPASAPYAVGPILSEAGATPHYATDPCVLPKARKNAAEVEGMKAAHHRDACAMAEFLAWLDAEAPKGGLTEISVVTALEDFRRATNALTEISFDTICGAGPDGAIVHYRVTEKTDRPVNAGELLLVDSGGQYVDGTTDITRTIAIGPVPEEARAPYTRVLKGMIALSMAQWPQGISGRDLDALARMPLWRAGQDYDHGTGHGVGAALCVHEGPVRISRASTLPIEEGMILSNEPGYYRDGAFGIRIENLVLAVAADKGPEADSQREMLHFETLTWVPIDTRPVLVELLSQAERDWLNQYHATCLAEIGPHVSAPTAEWMEQACAPI